The genome window TCAGAATAATGAAAACAATTCGGAAGATAATTCTCCTAAACAGAAAAAGTCCAAATACAGTATACAAAGATACAAGGGTCTTGGTGAGATGAACGCTGACCAGCTGTGGGAGACGACGATGGACCCAGAGGCAAGGGTATTGAAACAAGTAGAAATAGACGACGCGCAAGAAGCAGATCAGATCTTCGGCATCCTTATGGGCACGGATGTTAGCGCAAGAAAATCCTTCATTCAGTCAAACGCAAAAGACGCAACACTAGATCTCTAGGAGTTACACTTCCGTAGATATAAAACCCCGCGTAGCTATTGCAGCGCGGGGTTTTATTGCCGACGTAGTGCGAGAGGAATACCAAGGCGAAGCCTTGAGTATTTCCGAGCCGAGGAGAGCAATATGAGGTTTAATACCCCGCCCCTCTGGGGCGGTCAAAGGGTGAGCGAAGCGAACACCCTTTGAGTCCAGGGCTTGCCCTGGGGTTTAATACCGATTATTTGTTCTTTGGTTTTGAGTAATTATCTAACGTAGAATTCTGTGCTTTTGATGTTATTTTTTTCTGAAGATTCCTTGACGTCGTTGGCCGGATCAGCGTTCAAGTAAAGAGTTTCTCCAGCGTGTATATCGTCAAAGGCAAGTATAAATTCAACTCTATCTCCCGGATATAGTCTTGGTTGACCTGGAGATCGATAATAATAATTATCTCGAGTTGGTAATAGGGCACTAAAATACCAGTTGTTTGGAACCATTTTAGTTCCGTCGTTCACCACATAGAACTTGATCGCCGCTCTGTCATCATCGTTTATCCTTCTTTTTTCGACAAAATCGCCGTCATTGTCTATGGATCCTGTGGCTTCAATAACCAAATTGAGATCTGAAATGCCGCTTGGATCATTTACTCTACCTTTACGCTCAATAGTGATATATTGAGGTTCTTTTGTTGTAGTTTCTTCTCCATTTTCTTTTTCGGTCTCTTCTTCATCTTCCTTGTCATCGCCATTATTATCTTCCTCGTTATCACCGTCATCATTTTCTTCGGTCTCTCCTGTTTCTGTGGCAATTTCAGTATTAACTACCGTGAGAAATACATCGGAAGTAATGTCTGACTCAAGTCCCCGTACAACAACAGGAATGTCGGTGTATCTATTATCGGTTGTAGTAATGGAGAAAGATACGGATTCTTCTATATCGTCTAGATCGATCTCATCGTTGCATGATATAGACTCTCCAAATAGCTCGACACTAGTTCCTGTATCGCATTCAAACTCGATCGTGTAACTATCGGAATCAATGCTTTTGTTTCTATGCTTTATATCTAACTCCAGAGTATCTCCAGAGTTCATCTCAGTGCTTTCCAACGTGAGTTCCAATCTCTCTTCTCCCTTAAAAAGGTTCGTTAAATTAGTACCAAGCTCTGAAATGTTTTGAGGAGCTTGTCCTGCCAACTGAAAGATACCAACTCCTAGAGCTGAAAATACCGCTAGGATCCCCGCAATTGCCAAAACGATGATCCAGGCTGGGCGTTTGCTTCTGTTATTATTTTCACTGGTCGTACCGTTGGTTATTGGACGACTAGCTTCCTCTTTTTGAGGTATATTATTTTCGTTCATTTTTGTTAATTATTAATAGTGATAAAGTAACCTATGTATTTGACATAATAGTATAATTGCTGTATAACACAGGTTCGAGAAAGAAATAACTTGTTTTTCGTAGAGTTTTGTTTCTGAAACGAATTATATATTGATTTTCAGTTCTGTCAACTCTTTTTAATATGGAAAATTTATTACAAGAAAAAACAACCAGAGTCGACGTCGCTATCTCGTTTGTCACTTTGGGCATTGTTTTTTGCCTCTTGTTTTCCTCTTTCGTTTTTACAATTTCGGTCGTAAATGCCGACGAAGAGAAAGTCAGAGATAATTCCCAGGAACTCGCTGAGGAAGAAGAAAAAGCCCTTGAAGAAACTGAAAAAACTGCTAAAAATAACCCAGAGACAACTAAAGAGAGCAGAAATTTAAAACCAGATCGAATCACAGCTCCTTCTATTGGCCTTGACGCAAAGATCAAGATGCCAAATTCAAGGGATATTGATGTCCTAGATTCAGCTCTGAAAGACGGTGTAGTCCACTATCCGGGTTCGGGGTACTTAGGGGAAAATAACGCAAATATTTTCTTGTTTGGCCATAGTTCATTTTTACCCGTTGTAAATAATCAAAACTATAGGATCTTTAACAACATCAAAGGTCTAGAAATAGGAGATGAAATAGTGATGGAGTCCGCAGGAAAAAAGTTCATCTACCAAGTTACCTCAAATAAACTAGCCAAAGATCATGAAGTTAGAGTTGATTTTGAAACGGACGAAGCCATGCTGACGCTTGCTACCTGTAATTCTTTTGGGGCTAAAGAAGACAGATTCATTGTAGAGGCAGTATTGATCAAAGAGGTTAAATAACTTGACAGTTTGGAAAATCAAGTTATAATTACTAAACAATAATTAATTAATAACATGAAATCTATACATACTAATAAGGTTGTAATTGCGGTTTTTGCTTTAGTTTTTACCCTATTCGGAATGGGGTTTGATGTAACTCACGCGAACCACGATTGCGAAAACCTAACTATCGAGATCGGCTCTGGTCGTGCTTATGGACGAGTTGGTGAAAATTTTGAACACCAGATAGACATAAGTGGTTCGGAACTCGAAGATGTTGATCTCAGCGGTTTGCCGAGAGGTCTTAGGTTTTTCGAGAACGACCTAGAGATAAGGGGAACACCGAGAGAAGAAGGAACTTTTGCTGTAGAGATAGTTGCCGAAAACGACTGTGATAGAGATACCGTTGATATTAGTGTTCATATTCGGGAAGCGTATTCTTCCGGAGTTGGAACAACTGGAGAAAGTGATCCTAACGTGACTTTGGATAGCGAACTTGTTATCAACAAAGACGGTACATACGTCTATTTGAGTCAAATTCCTTATACGGGAGTAGGTGACGTATTGCAAAGCTCTCTAGCTCTACTTGCTCTTTTGCTATGGATAGCCGCACTAAGTTACATAATGGCCGGACCGGAATTCAGGTCACGAGCTAAATCTGTCTTTTATTCATTCTTAGCGTTAGAAAACACGCCGAGTGTTCAAACAGTAATGGATAAAAGCGTTCTCGCTACAGAAGAAGAGTCTAATTATGAAGAGATGCCAATGTTCGTTACTTCATACACCGACGCAAAAGAGGAGTTTGATAGCGAAGAGCTACAAGACTTGCGCACCCAAGCTAATAAAGATAGAGCACTCTTTTCTGAGAAGGCGTTGCAGTACATTGTAACCAAAGCAAGTACTACAAACGAGAATTCTTCTGATGTTCTAAACTTAGTAATTGATCAGGCGAAAGGAATGTATCCACGCGAAGACGGGTATTTGAAAGTTAACGAAAGCCGGGTCAGAGCGATCCTTGGCTAGATCAGGTCAGAAATTACAATAAACAAAAAGCCGGTAAATATTTGCCGGCTTTTTGTTTATTCGCAAGTTTTTTAAACACTTATATCTCTAGAAGTATTTTTCTGTTTTAATAGATCGATGAGTTCGTCCACCTTTATTTCACCAAGTTTTCCTGAGTCGCGCGATTCTATAGAGATCGAATTATTTTTACTTTCACGGTCTCCAATTACTCCTATATAGGGAACTCGTTCCATTTTTGCGTTGCGTATACGCTTACCTAAAGAATCATTTTCATCAAGAACATCCACTCGCAAGCCTGCTTTTATGATCTGCTCGGCTATTTCATGGGTTATATCTTTCTGTTCTTCTGAAACTGGTACTAGTGAGATCTGCACCGGAGATAGCCATAGCGGTAACTTACCGGCAAAATGCTCCAATAAAATACCCATAAATCTATCTGGGGAGCCGATGATAGCCCTATGTATCAAAACCGGCCTTTTCTCATCTCCATTGTTATCAACGTAAGTAAGATCGAAACGTTCAGGCATACTAAAGTCCAATTGAACGGTAGATATTTGCCACTCTCTTCCGAGGGCATCATGGGCCATTATATCCATTTTAGGGCCGTAAAACGCCGCTTCGCCCGGAGCTTCAACATAATCTACGCCGTTTTGCTCCAACAGATCTTTTAACATACTCTGTGATCGTTCCCACAGGGAATCATCTCCTAAATATTTTTCTTTGTTTTCCGGATCTCTCAAAGAAAGCCTTATGTGATAATCCAACCCATAGATCTTGAGAGCAACTTGTACAACTTCCAGTATTTTATTGAACTCTTCTTCTATTTGATCTTCACTGCAAAAGACATGGCCGTCGTCTTGAGAAAAAAAGCGGAGGCGCGTCAAGCCGGCTAATTCACCCGGTTTTTCGTCTCGGTATAAGTTCGAGAAGTCTGCTATTCTGATCGGTAGATCTCTATAGCTCCGTTTTTTTGAAGCATATAATTGCGTATGTTGCGGACAATTCATTGGCTTCAGGTAATACTCCTCGTCTGTATAATGAGAACTCACCTTAAACATATCTTCTTCGTATTTTTGGTAGTGACCTGATATTTTAAATAGTTCAGCTTTGTTCATATTAGGAGTGTGAACTTCCTGGAAGCCGATCTTGGCATTTAGCTCACGCGAGAATTCAACTATTTTTGACCTCACAATATTGCCTTTCGGAGTAAAGATCGGCAGTCCTGGGCCGATCAATTCGGAAAAGACAAGCAGATCCAGTTCTTTGGCTAATTTACGGTGGTCGCGTTTTTTGGCCTCTTCGCGCATTTCCAAATAATTCGCAAGAGATTCTTTTGCTTCAAAGGCAAAACCGGAAATACGCACCAATTGGTCATTATTTTCATCACTCTGCCAATAGGCTCCGGAAATTGCATGGAGTTTAAATGCCTCGGGAACTAGATCGTTTATATCATCAACGTGTCCGCCGCGACAAAGATCAATAAAAGAACCTGATCTGTAAAGAGAAACTTTTTCTCCTTTGTCTTCAAATGAATCTATCAATTCGAGCTTATACTTATTATCTTTGAAATGTTCCCGAGCTTCTTCGGGGGTTACTTCAATACGCTCGAATCCTTCCCAGCTAGAAAGAATTTCTCGCATCTTGTTTTCAATTTTTTCTAATTCTTCCTCGGTTGGAATATTAGATTCAAAAGCAAAGTCATAGAAAAAACCGTTTTCAGTAGTAGGTCCGGTCGCAGGTAATGACCGCGGATACATTTGAGTAACTGCCGCTGCTAGTAAATGCGCGAATGAATGTCGGATCTTTTCAAGTTTTTCTTGGTCGTTCATAAATAAATATGTCTTAACTTTTGTATCGTAGCATATTAAGTCAATTTGTGTTTCTATTTTACCGCCTCAGCTTCTTCTTTTTCCTTTAGAAACCGTACTTGCTCAACTAATATACTAGCCTCGTTGTTGCGTTTGGAAAATTTACCTTTTACACATACGCAATTTTCGGCCTCCCAATAATCTTTAGTGTTTTTAAATGTATCAGGAAAAACGACTAATTCGATCGAATCAGAAAAATCGGAGAGTTTAACAAATGCCATCTTCTGTCCTTTTTTGGTTAGAATTATCTTTGTTTCATCAATTATCCCACATAGAGTAATAGTAGAATTTTCATGGGCTTTTTCTTTAACATCGATTACTTTCGCTTTGCGTTGACTTAACTCATAACTAAAACGCTCTAAGGGATGCCCGGATACATAAAGACCCAAAAGTTCTTTCTCCCAAGCAAGCTTTAGGCTCGAATTTATTTCTTCTCCCGGTTCCAACTGTAATTTTTCAATATCTGATTCAGCGCCCATAAGAGTAAAAAGAGAATCTTGGTTTTTTTCAGTTCGGGCTTCTTTGGAATAGGATAAAAGATAATCAAGGTTCTTTAACATAGTGCCTCTTGCCTCAAACGAATCCAAAGCACCACTTTTGATCAGTGCCTCCAGTGATTTTTTGTTGATATTTCTATCTTGCACCCTGGTAAGAAAATCCCCCAGTGAGCTGAAACGGCCATTCTTTTCTCGTTCCTCTATTATTGATTCCGTAATGCCCGCTCCAAAGTTCTTTATTGAAGTCAGTCCAAAGCGAATTTTTTGCTCACTCTCTTCGTTGACCACGGTAAAGTCAGCCATACTTTCATTAATATCAGGAGGCAAAACGTCAATGCCTATTCTGTTGCATTCATTGATTATCTCAGAGATCTTTTCGACCTCTCCGGAGTCAGCCGTTAGTACCGCCGCCATATATTCAACGGGGTAATTTGCTTTTAAGTATGCTGTTTGGTAGGCAACTCTGCCGTAACTGGCTGCGTGTGCCTTATTAAATCCGTAAGAAGCAAAAGGTTCGATCAATGACCATAACTCTTTGGCTTTCTCTTTTGACATTCCATTCTCTACCAGTCCATCGAGCAACTTGTTCTTTTGTCGCTCCATTTCGGCGGGTATTTTTTTACCCATCGCCTTACGCAATTTATCTACTTCTAGCCAGGAAAAACCACCAAGGTTTATGGCGATCATCAAAACGTCGTCTTGGTATGTTATTACACCGAAAGTTTGATCCAATATGCTTTCAAGCCGCGGATCCAAATATTGTATTAACTCTGGATTGTGCTTGCGTTCGATGTAAGTAGGGATCGTTTCCATAGGACCTGGCCTATAGAGTGCGACCATAGCGTTGATGTCTTGAATACGCGTCGGCTTAAGATCTTTAAGAAAACGAGTCATTCCTGATCCATTCAGCTGAAAAAGTGCCATGGTTTCTCCGCGCGCAAGCATCTCGAACGTTTTCGTGTCATCAAGGGGTATATTCTCAATATCTATATCAATTCCTCTAGTATGATCAATGATCTCGATCGCGTTTGACAATATCGAAAGATTCTTTAGGCCTAAGAAGTCAAATTTGATCAGCCCGGCATCTTCTACGCCGTGCATATCGTATTGAGTTATTACCTTACCGGCTTTGGGATCAACCTGGATCGGTACAAAATCGGTTACGTCCGTAGGCGAGATCACCACCCCGGCGGCGTGTACGGAAATGTGTCTAGCGCATCCTTCTATCTTTTGGGCTAAGTCGATGATCTCTTTAACTTCGGAGTCTTCGTCGTACATCTTTTTGAGATCTTCTTCTACCTCCATGGCGTGTGCGATCGTCATAGGGAAACCTTGTGAGCCAAAAGGAATTAGTTTTGCGATCTTATCGCCCGTCGCGTATGGATAACCGAGAGCTCTCGCGACGTCACGCACCGCTCCTCTGGCGGCCATTGTTCCAAAAGTACCAATTTGAGCTACCTTACTTTCCCCGTATTTATTTTTTGCGTATTCTAGTATCTCGTCTCTACGATTATCAGCGTAGTCCATATCAATATCCGGAGCTTTTGGTCGTTCGGGATTTAAGAAGCGTTCAAAGGGTAATTTGTACTCGATCGGATCTACTGTTGTAATGCCGGTCAAATAAGTTGTTAAGGAACCCGCTACCGAACCCCTGATCGTAGAAAAAATTCTATTTTCACGAGCGTACCTTAACAGATCAGCTACGATCAGAAGATAGATCGAAAATCCTTTGCTTTTAATAACTTCAAGCTCGTATTCGAGTCTATTAACGTATTCATCGGTTTGCGGTAATCCTTGTTCTTCAAATCCCGCAAAAGCAATCTCACGTAAAACTTCATCCGCGCTCTTATTGTTAGGCAAGGGGTAATCCGGAAAAGTCCAGCTACCTAGATCCAGTTCAACATTGACTTTGTCAGCTACTTTCTGAGTATTTTCGACGGCTTCCGGTATGTCTTTGTAGATCTTCTTGGCTTCTTCGGTGGTAATGAAGGAGTAATCGCCGTTTAAAGTAAAGTTCTTGTTGTTAGTATTAATATGAAGAAGTGTATTGTGCGCTTCTTTGTCGTCTTTATGAAGGTAATGCGAGTCCCAGGTGGCTACTAGAGGCAGATCGAATGCCTTTGCTATCTCTATCATTTTCGGAATTAACGGAGTATACCATTCAACTTCTTCATGTTTCATGACTTCAATAAAAACATTTTCCTTGCCATAAATTTCAATATAAAAGTTTAGTAACTCTTCAGCTTCTTTTCTTTTCTTGTTGTATAGTAAATTAACGAATTTCCCCGAAGGACAGCCGGTAAGACATATTAGTCCCTCGCTGTATTCACGAAGCAATTCATTGTCTACTCGAGGCTTATAGTAAAATCCCTCAAGTGCTGCAATCGAGACTAGTTTGAGCAAGTTCTTGTACCCGCTATTATTACGAGCTAACAGAGTCAAGTGATACCTTTTATCATCAATTCCCGCCTGTTTATCAAAGCGAGAGCGCTCGGCAACGTAGAGTTCGGAACCGATTATGGGTTTAATGTCCGCGTCTTTGCATTCCTTGTAAAATTCGATCGCGCCATGAAGATTACCGTGATCGGTTAGCCCTAAGGCAGGCATGCCAAGCTCTTTGGCTTTTTTTACTAAATCAGGAACCTTAGAAAGTCCATCCAAAAGCGAGTAATGAGAGTGTGTGTGGAGATGAATAAACTTAGAGTCTTCCTTCATGTGCTCAGTATAACACTTATAAATATTCCACAGAATTAAATTGTATTTGTTCTGTATACTGAGAATATGAAAACGGTTATAGGAGTTGACGAAGTAGGAAGAGGGCCTCTCGCCGGTCCGGTAGTGGTCTCTGCCTTCAGACTAAGAACGAAAAGTACATTCGCGAAAAAAACAAAGATCTTAGACTCAAAAAAACTATCAGAGAAAGAACGGGAGGAGTACTACAGCAAGATCTTAGAGGAGAGATCAAAGGGCAACGTTGATTTTGCGACTGCTTCAGTTGGAGCAAAAGTAATTGATAGAGAAAATATCAGTAGATCTCTCAGGTACGGAATAAAAAAAGCTTTGAAAAAAATTAACGCCCTGGAAGAAGAGAAAATTCTTCTGGATGGTTCTCTTTATGCTCCCAAAAAATTTATTGATCAAGAGACAATAATTAAAGGTGACGAGAAGGAAAAAGTGATCGCCCTTTCGTCAATAGTAGCCAAGGTAGAAAGGGATAGGAAAATGATCAGACTAGTCTAAAAAGTATCCGCAATACGCCTTAGAAAAACATAAAGGATATGGAACTAAAGAGCACAGAGAATTAATATCAAAATATGGTTTATCGCCCATTCACAGATCAACTTATTGCAAAAACTTTATCGCTCAGAAAAAGAGATCCGCTTGAACAAAAATAATAAATATGTATAATCGGTATCACTATGTCAATACGAATGCGCCACACAAAAGGTCATACCGGTAATCGGCGTGCCCACCACGGATTGAAGGAGCCGCGTTTAACAAGAGACACAGAGACAAATAGCTACCACCTCAGACACAGAGTAGATATGAAAACTGGAATGTATCGAGGTAGAAAGGTATTTGAAACTGTTGACGCGTCGCCCGCAGAAGAGAATAAAGAGAGCAGTACCGAGGGTGAGAAAGACACTAAAAAAAGCTCTTAGTGCCTTGTTCTTTTGCTGAATTCGTGTACACTAACAGGTAAATAGCACTAGTTAGCACCTTTGAAATGGCGAATCGTCACCTATCACGATCAATAGTCCTACAGACCCTATTTGAATGGGATTTTAATAATATACCCGAGGAATCAACGAGTGATGTCCTTGAATTCAACGCAAAAGAGTTTGCGCCTGAGTTGAATGACTTCTCCTTTATGGCCGAGCTCTTGCATGGCGTTCTAGATAAGCAAGATAAGCTTGATGTGATTATCACGGAGGCGGCTCCTGATTGGCCATTGGAAAAAATTTCAATTGTAGATCGTAATATTTTAAGGATCGGCCTTTATGAACTTTTGTTTGCCAATAGGGAAGAAGTGCCGCCAAAAGTTGCAATAAACGAAGCGATCGAACTAGCTAAATCATTTGGAGGCGAATCCAGTGGGCGCTTTATAAACGGTGTCTTAGGTGCCGTCTATAAAGAAATGGGTGAGCCCGGGAAAGATGAGAAAAGTGTAAAGAAAGAGAAAAGTAAATTCAACAGAACTTACGAAGAAATGCCTGTAAAAAGGTTGTGTGGGGCGGTTGTGTATTCTGAAAATAATAGTTCTTATTATTTAGCGTTAGTTCATGATGTTTTTGGACACTGGACACTTACAAAAGGGCACGTCAAAGACGGCGAAACAGATAGTCTGGGCGCCAAAAGGGTAATAAAAGAAGAATTGGGATTAGAGGCGGACATCACCGAGGAGCTCGGCAAGAACGAATATGTTGCCTCAGATCCTGAATTAGGGAAAATAAGAAAGCAAGTAACCTACTTTTTGGCCAAGGCTCCATATGATGAATTAAAACTCGATACAGACGGAGGGCTTGATGATTGTAAGTGGTATGAACTCAATGACATTTTAGATCTGAATTTTTATAACGACATACTTCCAATTGTTACAAAAGCGATCAAAACACTCGTATCTGAAGATAAAGTCAATTAGCCAGAGACATACTATGAAAGATATCAGCAAGTTCGAGGAACAGTTAGGTGTAAATTTTAATGACAAAGACATTCTTCTGCGAGCTTTTGTTCACAGATCATACGTAAACGAAAACCGTGATTTTACTCTTGGTCATAATGAACGCCTTGAATTTCTCGGTGATGCCGTTCTTGAATTGGTAGTAACCGAAGAATTGTACAAAAGATTTCCTAATAAAAACGAAGGTGAACTGACAGCGATCAGAGCAGCTGTTGTAAATACAAAATCTCTTTCAAGCGCCGCCAAGAAACTAAAAATGGGAGATTTTTTATTTTTGTCCAAGGGTGAGTCCAAAAGTACCGGGAGGGCGCGCAGTTATATTCTAGCCAACACGTTTGAATCAGTAGTCGGAGCGATCTACATTGATCAGGGTTACAAGCCAGCTAAAAAGTTTATCGGTGATAATCTCTTTGAAATGATCGAGCCGATAGTGACTGAAAAACTTTGGGTAGACGCTAAAAGCTTGTTTCAAGAGAAAGCGCAAGAAATTCACGGAACAACACCAGAGTACAAAGTTATTTCAGAAAGTGGTCCCGACCATGACAAGAAATTCACTATGGGTGTCTATCTAGACAATAAACTCATAGGTAAAGGCAGTGGATCCTCTAAGCAAGACGCGGAGCAAGAAGCGGCAGAGGCAGGCCTCAAAGAAAATGAATGGATATAAAATATGAAACTGAAGTTTATTGAAATAAAAGGTTTTAAATCTTTTGCAAAAAAAGAGCAGTTGTCTTTTAGTAAGAACATAACGGCAATAGTCGGACCAAATGGTTCCGGGAAGTCCAACGTAGCCGAGGCGTTCCGTTTTGTCCTGGGAGAGCAATCTATGAAATCATTGCGGTCCAAGAAAACCGAAGATCTCCTTTTTAATGGTTCAACTTCTTTGCCCAGAACCAATCGTGCTAGCGTTAGCCTAACTTTTGATAACTCAAACCGCGAAATAGAAAGAGCATTTGATGAAATTGAAATAGAAAGAATTATTCACAGAGACTCTACGAGCGAATATTATATAAATGGCAGTCCGGTTAGACTCAAAGATGTAATTGATATCCTGTCCACATCAAAAATTGGCACAGCCGGGCATAACATCATTTCACAAGGAGAAGCGGATAAAATGCTCAAAATGGGAGCAATAGAAAGGAGAGAGTATGTAGAAGAGGCAATTGGATTGACTCAATATAGGATCAAGAAAAGAGATGCTCTTAAAAAACTCGTAAAAACTGAGGAAAACTTGGTGTCCGTTCGCTCTCTTGCGCGTGAGCACGCGCCGCACCTACGTTATCTGGAGCGTGAAATGTCACAAATTGAAAAAAGAAAGGAGTTAATAGAAGAGTTGAAAACAAAGATCAATGAATATGCCAAGCTATTCCTTCCTCACCGCACTAAACTAATTCAACTAAACGAAAAAGAGCTTCAAGATACGCAAACAAAAATAGACGAAATAGACAGGGCGATCAAAGAAAATTTGAGAGAAAAGGAAGCGCATTCATTTGAAGAAAGAAGGGAAGAGCTACGCTCCAAAATACAAAACACAACAAACGAAATAGAAAATCTGAAAAGCAAACGAAGTGAGATCGAAAGATCAATAGGGAGAATGGAAGCAAAATTGGAAATCCTGAAGACAGGTAATACAAAACAAACTTCGGCTGGCAATAGAGAGATCAATAGCGAAAAGATCGACGAAATTATTGATTTACTCAAAAGAACGCTAGACGAAGACTCTTTAGAGAAAATCAAAGAAACAATAAAAAAAGCCATTTCGATATACGAAAAAGGTTCCGCTGATGTATCCGAAGAAAAAGATCATGAAAGAGAGGATCCTTCAGTTGTCGAGGAGCTAAACAAGCTTAATCATGAATTTGAAAAAATTGTTGAAGAAGAAAACGGTCTCTTGAACGACAAGGAAGCATTTGAAAAGCAAATTTCTGAGTTGTTTCAGGAAGAGGAAAAAGA of Candidatus Campbellbacteria bacterium contains these proteins:
- a CDS encoding sortase, with protein sequence MENLLQEKTTRVDVAISFVTLGIVFCLLFSSFVFTISVVNADEEKVRDNSQELAEEEEKALEETEKTAKNNPETTKESRNLKPDRITAPSIGLDAKIKMPNSRDIDVLDSALKDGVVHYPGSGYLGENNANIFLFGHSSFLPVVNNQNYRIFNNIKGLEIGDEIVMESAGKKFIYQVTSNKLAKDHEVRVDFETDEAMLTLATCNSFGAKEDRFIVEAVLIKEVK
- the thrS gene encoding threonine--tRNA ligase, producing MNDQEKLEKIRHSFAHLLAAAVTQMYPRSLPATGPTTENGFFYDFAFESNIPTEEELEKIENKMREILSSWEGFERIEVTPEEAREHFKDNKYKLELIDSFEDKGEKVSLYRSGSFIDLCRGGHVDDINDLVPEAFKLHAISGAYWQSDENNDQLVRISGFAFEAKESLANYLEMREEAKKRDHRKLAKELDLLVFSELIGPGLPIFTPKGNIVRSKIVEFSRELNAKIGFQEVHTPNMNKAELFKISGHYQKYEEDMFKVSSHYTDEEYYLKPMNCPQHTQLYASKKRSYRDLPIRIADFSNLYRDEKPGELAGLTRLRFFSQDDGHVFCSEDQIEEEFNKILEVVQVALKIYGLDYHIRLSLRDPENKEKYLGDDSLWERSQSMLKDLLEQNGVDYVEAPGEAAFYGPKMDIMAHDALGREWQISTVQLDFSMPERFDLTYVDNNGDEKRPVLIHRAIIGSPDRFMGILLEHFAGKLPLWLSPVQISLVPVSEEQKDITHEIAEQIIKAGLRVDVLDENDSLGKRIRNAKMERVPYIGVIGDRESKNNSISIESRDSGKLGEIKVDELIDLLKQKNTSRDISV
- the dnaE gene encoding DNA polymerase III subunit alpha; translation: MKEDSKFIHLHTHSHYSLLDGLSKVPDLVKKAKELGMPALGLTDHGNLHGAIEFYKECKDADIKPIIGSELYVAERSRFDKQAGIDDKRYHLTLLARNNSGYKNLLKLVSIAALEGFYYKPRVDNELLREYSEGLICLTGCPSGKFVNLLYNKKRKEAEELLNFYIEIYGKENVFIEVMKHEEVEWYTPLIPKMIEIAKAFDLPLVATWDSHYLHKDDKEAHNTLLHINTNNKNFTLNGDYSFITTEEAKKIYKDIPEAVENTQKVADKVNVELDLGSWTFPDYPLPNNKSADEVLREIAFAGFEEQGLPQTDEYVNRLEYELEVIKSKGFSIYLLIVADLLRYARENRIFSTIRGSVAGSLTTYLTGITTVDPIEYKLPFERFLNPERPKAPDIDMDYADNRRDEILEYAKNKYGESKVAQIGTFGTMAARGAVRDVARALGYPYATGDKIAKLIPFGSQGFPMTIAHAMEVEEDLKKMYDEDSEVKEIIDLAQKIEGCARHISVHAAGVVISPTDVTDFVPIQVDPKAGKVITQYDMHGVEDAGLIKFDFLGLKNLSILSNAIEIIDHTRGIDIDIENIPLDDTKTFEMLARGETMALFQLNGSGMTRFLKDLKPTRIQDINAMVALYRPGPMETIPTYIERKHNPELIQYLDPRLESILDQTFGVITYQDDVLMIAINLGGFSWLEVDKLRKAMGKKIPAEMERQKNKLLDGLVENGMSKEKAKELWSLIEPFASYGFNKAHAASYGRVAYQTAYLKANYPVEYMAAVLTADSGEVEKISEIINECNRIGIDVLPPDINESMADFTVVNEESEQKIRFGLTSIKNFGAGITESIIEEREKNGRFSSLGDFLTRVQDRNINKKSLEALIKSGALDSFEARGTMLKNLDYLLSYSKEARTEKNQDSLFTLMGAESDIEKLQLEPGEEINSSLKLAWEKELLGLYVSGHPLERFSYELSQRKAKVIDVKEKAHENSTITLCGIIDETKIILTKKGQKMAFVKLSDFSDSIELVVFPDTFKNTKDYWEAENCVCVKGKFSKRNNEASILVEQVRFLKEKEEAEAVK
- a CDS encoding ribonuclease HII, coding for MKTVIGVDEVGRGPLAGPVVVSAFRLRTKSTFAKKTKILDSKKLSEKEREEYYSKILEERSKGNVDFATASVGAKVIDRENISRSLRYGIKKALKKINALEEEKILLDGSLYAPKKFIDQETIIKGDEKEKVIALSSIVAKVERDRKMIRLV
- the rpmF gene encoding 50S ribosomal protein L32; translated protein: MSIRMRHTKGHTGNRRAHHGLKEPRLTRDTETNSYHLRHRVDMKTGMYRGRKVFETVDASPAEENKESSTEGEKDTKKSS
- the nusB gene encoding transcription antitermination factor NusB; translated protein: MANRHLSRSIVLQTLFEWDFNNIPEESTSDVLEFNAKEFAPELNDFSFMAELLHGVLDKQDKLDVIITEAAPDWPLEKISIVDRNILRIGLYELLFANREEVPPKVAINEAIELAKSFGGESSGRFINGVLGAVYKEMGEPGKDEKSVKKEKSKFNRTYEEMPVKRLCGAVVYSENNSSYYLALVHDVFGHWTLTKGHVKDGETDSLGAKRVIKEELGLEADITEELGKNEYVASDPELGKIRKQVTYFLAKAPYDELKLDTDGGLDDCKWYELNDILDLNFYNDILPIVTKAIKTLVSEDKVN
- the rnc gene encoding ribonuclease III, giving the protein MKDISKFEEQLGVNFNDKDILLRAFVHRSYVNENRDFTLGHNERLEFLGDAVLELVVTEELYKRFPNKNEGELTAIRAAVVNTKSLSSAAKKLKMGDFLFLSKGESKSTGRARSYILANTFESVVGAIYIDQGYKPAKKFIGDNLFEMIEPIVTEKLWVDAKSLFQEKAQEIHGTTPEYKVISESGPDHDKKFTMGVYLDNKLIGKGSGSSKQDAEQEAAEAGLKENEWI